A single region of the Sorghum bicolor cultivar BTx623 chromosome 9, Sorghum_bicolor_NCBIv3, whole genome shotgun sequence genome encodes:
- the LOC8076853 gene encoding E3 ubiquitin-protein ligase KEG, with protein sequence MRVPCCSLCNVRYDEEERTPLLLHCGHGFCRACLSRMLAAAPGATLACPRCRHPTAVGNSVSALRKNFPILSLLSASPSSPSFLHSDSGSSSDGSEDEDDFFARPSRRPAPAPAAAPPGCSSFDLVSHPDLKLARRIGSGPPGPAGQEVWAGMLSRGGGGGGVKRCKHQVAVKRVPLAAGDGLEVVQEEVERLRRASTWCRNVCTFHGAVRVGGHLCFVMDRYVGSVQAEMRQNGGRLTLEQILRYGADIARGVAELHAAGIVCMSIKPSNILLDAHGHAVVSDYGLSAILKNLTSRRVPDDSSAGIDATLLSPNYTAPEAWGPLKKSLNMFWDSANGISPESDAWSFGCTLVEMCTGAVPWAGLSAEEICKSVVKEKKPPPQYSRVVGVGLPGELWKMIGECLQFRASRRPSFQDMLKTFLRHLLDIPRSPPASPENDFTNENLPNGMEPPTTSILEMVHDNPNALHHLVCEGDAAGVRDLLAKAASERNGSLIRSLLEAQNTDGLTALHLACRRGSGELVEAIVAYQENVDILDKDEDPPIVFALAAGSPRCVRALVGRSASINSRLREGLGPTLAHVCAHHGQPECMQELLMAGADPNAVDGEGESVLHIAVARRYTDCAIVILENGGCRSMGISNSQHKTPLHLCIETWNTAVVRRWVEIASLEDIAEAIDVPSPVGTALCMAAALKKEHEKEGRELVRILLAAGADPTAQDDPHCRTALHTAAMIDDVELVKIILEAGVDVNIRNAQNTTPLHVALNRGANSCVGLLLAAGANCNIQDDDGDNAFHIAADAAKMIRENLTWIAQMLLQPSPAVDVRNHRGWTLRDFLERLPREWIYEELMETLEDKGVHLSPTMYEVADWVKFRRTVTSPAFGWQGAGPRSIGFVQSVVDNDHLAVSFCTGEAHVLTSEVIKVIPLNRGQHVQLKPDVLEPRFGWRGQSRDSIGTVLCVDDDGILRVGFPGASRGWRADPAEIERVEEYKVGNWVRIRPSLTVAVHGMESITPGSVGIVYSIRPDSSLLLGLCYLSHPWLCEPEEVEHVDPFKIGDQVCVKRSVAEPRYAWGGETHHSVGKIIDIESDGLLIIDIPNRAAPWQADPSDMEKIENFKVGDWIRVKATVPSPKYGWEDVTRNSIGIVHSLQDDGDVGVAFCFRSKLFLCSVADVEKAQPFEVGEKVHVSPSIPEPRLGWLNETAATIGAISRIDMDGTLNIKVSGRKSLWKVAPGDAERLSAFEVGDWVRPKPSIGSRPTYDWNSVGRISIAVVHSIQDSGYLELAGCFRNGKWLTHNTDIEKVQTLKIGQHVRFRAGISEPRWGWRDANPDSRGIIAGVHADGEVRVAFFGVPGLWRGDPADLEVENIFEVGEWVRLRNNVEQWRSLKPGSIGVVHGVGYQGDAWDGTIHVAFCGEQERWVGPSSQLEGVSKFVVGQRVRIRGCIRHPRFGWSNHSHSSIGTISSIDADGKLRIHTPAGARAWLIDPAEVEKVEEEEEVCVGDWVKVKDSVATPVYQWGDVNHNSIGVVHRADDGELWIAFCFCERLWLCKAWEVEKVRPFRQGDKVRIRPGLVSPRWGWGMETYASKGEVVGVDANGKLRIKFRWRDRLWIGDPADIVLDDAHLLTEASNGF encoded by the exons ATGCGCGTGCCATGCTGCTCGTTATGCAACGTCAGATATGACGAGGAGGAGCGGACGCCGCTGCTCCTCCACTGCGGCCATGGATTCTGCCGCGCCTGCCTCTCCCGCATGCTGGCGGCAGCCCCCGGAGCCACGCTGGCGTGCCCGCGATGTCGCCATCCGACCGCCGTAGGCAACTCAGTCTCTGCGCTGCGGAAGAACTTCCCCATTCTCTCGCTCCTCTCCGCATCCCCGTCATCCCCGTCTTTCCTCCACTCCGACTCGGGGTCATCCTCCGACGGCTCCGAGGATGAGGACGACTTCTTCGCGCGCCCCAGTCGCcgccccgcgcccgcgcccgccgcTGCCCCGCCAGGATGCAGCTCCTTCGACCTCGTCTCACACCCGGACCTCAAGCTCGCCCGTCGCATCGGGAGCGGCCCGCCCGGACCCGCCGGGCAGGAGGTGTGGGCCGGCATGCTGtctcgtggcggcggcggcggcggggtcaAGCGGTGCAAGCACCAGGTGGCAGTGAAGAGGGTGCCCCTGGCCGCAGGGGACGGGCTCGAGGTTGTTCAGGAGGAGGTGGAGCGGCTGAGGCGTGCCTCCACATGGTGTCGGAACGTGTGCACATTCCATGGTGCTGTGAGGGTCGGCGGCCACCTCTGTTTCGTGATGGATCGCTATGTCGGGTCTGTGCAGGCGGAGATGCGGCAGAATGGTGGACGCCTCACGCTGGAGCAGATTCTCAG GTATGGCGCAGATATTGCTCGTGGAGTAGCAGAACTCCATGCAGCGGGTATTGTTTGTATGAGCATAAAGCCGTCGAACATTCTTTTAGATGCACATGGACATGCAGTTGTTTCGGATTACGGTCTTTCAGCAATTCTGAAGAACCTTACTAGTAGGAGAGTACCTGATGACTCCAGTGCTGGCATTGATGCTACACTGCTTAGCCCCAATTATACAGCTCCTGAGGCATGGGGACCACTGAAGAAGTCACTGAATATGTTTTGGGATAGTGCAAACGGTATATCACCAGAGTCAGATGCATGGAGTTTTGGTTGCACGCTTGTGGAAATGTGCACTGGTGCTGTTCC ATGGGCTGGACTGAGTGCAGAGGAAATCTGTAAGTCTGTTGTAAAAGAAAAGAAGCCACCGCCTCAATATTCAAGAGTAGTAGGTGTAGGACTTCCTGGGGAGCTGTGGAAGATGATTGGTGAATGTTTGCAATTCCGAGCTTCAAGAAGACCATCCTTCCAGGAcatgctgaaaacttttcttcgACATCTTCTGGACATACCACGGAGCCCACCTGCTAGTCCCGAGAA TGATTTCACAAATGAAAACTTGCCCAATGGCATGGAACCTCCAACAACCTCCATCCTAGAGATGGTTCATGATAATCCAAATGCCTTGCATCATCTTGTATGCGAAGGAGATGCTGCTGGTGTTAG GGATCTACTTGCAAAGGCTGCATCAGAGAGAAATGGTAGTTTAATCCGTTCTCTCTTAGAAGCACAAAATACAGATGGGCTCACTGCCTTACATTTAGCATGCCGccgaggctcaggagagcttgtGGAAGCTATTGTGGCTTACCAAGAGAATGTAGATATATTAGATAAGGATGAAGACCCTCCTATAGTATTTGCTTTGGCTGCTGGCTCTCCACGATGTGTTCGTGCACTTGTAGGCAGGTCTGCCAGTATCAATTCTAGGCTTAGAGAAGGCCTGGGTCCTACTCTTGCCCATGTCTGTGCTCATCATGGTCAACCGGAGTGCATGCAA GAGCTGCTGATGGCTGGAGCTGATCCTAATGCAGTAGATGGGGAAGGTGAATCTGTCCTGCATATTGCTGTGGCCAGGAGATATACTGATTGTGCTATTGTTATACTGGAAAATGGAGGCTGCAGATCGATGGGCATATCAAATTCTCAACATAAAAC GCCATTGCAtttatgtattgagacatggaaCACGGCTGTGGTAAGAAGATGGGTTGAAATTGCATCTTTAGAGGATATAGCAGAAGCAATTGATGTACCCAGCCCTGTTGGTACCGCTTTATGCATGGCAGCAGCTCTTAAAAAGGAGCACGAGAAAG AGGGTCGAGAGTTAGTAAGAATATTGCTTGCTGCTGGTGCTGATCCTACAGCACAAGATGATCCACACTGTAGAACTGCATTACATACTGCAGCAATGATCGATGACGTGGAGCTGGTTAAG ATTATACTGGAAGCAGGAGTCGATGTTAATATAAGAAATGCCCAAAATACAACCCCACTCCATGTTGCACTTAATAGAGGTGCAAACTCATGTGTTGGCTTGCTTTTAGCAGCTGGTGCAAACTGCAACATACAG GATGATGATGGTGACAATGCTTTTCACATAGCTGCTGATGCAGCAAAAATGATACGTGAAAACCTGACTTGGATTGCTCAAATGCTACTACAGCCGTCACCTGCTGTTGATGTGAGAAACCACCG AGGTTGGACACTACGAGACTTTCTTGAGAGGCTTCCACGAGAATGGATTTATGAAGAATTGATGGAAACACTTGAAGATAAAGGAGTTCATCTCTCACCAACCAT GTATGAGGTTGCGGATTGGGTGAAATTTAGAAGAACCGTTACTTCACCTGCTTTTGGCTGGCAAGGTGCAGGACCTAGAAGTATTGGTTTTGTCCAGTCTGTTGTAGACAATGACCACCTTGCTGTGTCATTTTGTACTGGAGAAGCTCATGTTTTGACAAGTGAAGTTATCAAAGTTATTCCATTAAATAGGGGCCAACATGTGCAACTCAAGCCTGATGTTTTGGAACCAAG ATTTGGATGGCGCGGTCAATCGCGGGATAGCATTGGGACAGTTCTCTGTGTTGATGACGATGGAATCTTGAGGGTTGGTTTCCCAGGAGCTTCTAGGGGATGGAGGGCTGATCCTGCTGAAATTGAAAGGGTTGAAGAATATAAGGTTGGTAACTGGGTTCGGATTCGTCCCTCACTGACGGTTGCTGTACATGGCATGGAGTCTATTACTCCTGGAAGTGTTGGGATTGTATACTCCATCAGACCAGATAGCAGTCTTCTATTGGGCCTTTGCTATTTGTCGCATCCATGGCTGTGTGAACCAGAGGAGGTTGAACATGTTGACCCATTCAAG ATTGGGGACCAAGTATGTGTAAAGAGGTCTGTTGCAGAGCCCAGATATGCATGGGGTGGTGAGACTCATCACAGTGTTGGGAAAATAATTGACATCGAGAGTGATGGTCTGCTCATCATTGATATTCCTAATCGGGCTGCACCATGGCAGGCAGATCCATCGGACATGGAAAAGATTGAGAACTTCAAG GTTGGCGATTGGATTAGAGTCAAAGCAACAGTTCCTTCACCCAAATATGGATGGGAGGATGTGACTCGCAATAGTATTGGGATAGTTCATAGTCTACAAGATGATGGGGATGTTGGTGTTGCTTTCTGCTTCAGAAGCAAGCTTTTTCTTTGCTCTGTTGCAGATGTCGAGAAGGCACAGCCATTTGAAGTAGGGGAAAAGGTTCATGTGTCACCTTCCATACCTGAGCCACGCCTTGGATGGTTAAATGAAACTGCAGCTACTATTGGAGCCATATCAAGGATTGACATGGATGGAACTTTAAATATCAAGGTTTCTGGCCGAAAAAGCTTGTGGAAGGTTGCTCCTGGTGACGCTGAGAGGCTTTCAGCTTTTGAGGTTGGAGATTGGGTCCGCCCGAAACCAAGTATTGGGAGCAGGCCTACTTATGACTGGAATAGTGTTGGGAGAATAAGCATTGCAGTAGTACATAGCATTCAGGACTCTGGTTACTTGGAGTTAGCTGGTTGTTTCAGGAATGGGAAATGGTTAACCCATAACACAGACATTGAGAAAGTGCAGACCTTAAAAATTGGTCAGCATGTTCGGTTCCGTGCTGGAATTTCAGAGCCTAGGTGGGGATGGAGAGATGCGAACCCTGATTCTAGAGGCATCATCGCTGGTGTACATGCTGATGGAGAAGTAAGGGTTGCCTTCTTTGGTGTGCCCGGATTGTGGAGAGGCGATCCTGCAGATCTTGAAGTTGAGAATATCTTTGAGGTTGGAGAGTGGGTTAGGCTGAGGAACAATGTGGAGCAATGGAGATCGCTCAAGCCTGGTAGCATTGGTGTGGTGCATGGGGTGGGATATCAAGGTGATGCTTGGGATGGAACCATTCATGTCGCTTTTTGTGGTGAGCAGGAAAGGTGGGTTGGGCCTTCTAGCCAGCTTGAAGGAGTTAGCAAGTTTGTTGTTGGGCAGCGTGTTCGAATTAGAGGCTGTATCCGCCATCCAAGATTTGGTTGGTCTAATCATAGTCATTCAAGTATAGGGACAATCTCATCTATTGACGCAGATGGGAAACTGAGGATTCATACACCAGCTGGTGCCAGGGCTTGGTTGATAGACCCAGCAGAGGTGGAAaaagtggaggaggaggaggaagtctGTGTTGGGGATTGGGTGAAGGTTAAGGACTCCGTTGCAACCCCAGTGTATCAATGGGGTGATGTGAACCACAACAGCATAGGGGTGGTCCACCGGGCTGATGACGGAGAGCTCTGGATTGCTTTCTGCTTCTGTGAGAGACTATGGTTATGCAAAGCATGGGAGGTGGAAAAGGTGAGGCCCTTCAGACAAGGTGACAAGGTACGGATTCGACCTGGTCTTGTATCCCCCAGATGGGGTTGGGGGATGGAGACCTACGCGAGCAAAGGCGAGGTTGTAGGTGTGGATGCAAATGGAAAGCTGAGGATAAAGTTTCGGTGGAGGGATAGACTTTGGATTGGGGACCCTGCTGATATTGTTCTTGATGATGCCCACTTATTGACGGAGGCTTCTAATGGCTTTTGA